ATCGCTGTCTATGCTTCTCGCGTCGTAGTGATGAGAGATGGGCAGGTGGTATCCGATACGCGGAGCGAAGCGCGCCTCGCCCAGGTGGACACAGAGTCTCGCCTTGCCGTGGAAGCGCACGTGTAAAGATGACGCTCCTCGAAACATTGCGCACAGCCGTGACCGCACTCCTGCGTAACAAACTGCGCTCTTTCTTGACGACGCTGGGTGTAATCATTGGCGTCTCGGCCGTCATTGCCATGGTGGCGATCGGTGAGGGGGCCAAGGCGCAAGTGGAGCAGGCTTTTGCCTCGATGGGAGCGAACTTACTGATTATTCAGTCGGGCTCGACCACTACTGGGGGCGCTCGCGGTGGGTTTGGGTCGCTGCCGACCTTGACATGGGACGATTTGCAGGCGATCCAAACCGAAAGCTCTTCCGTCCGTTACGCAGCTCCCGTGTTGCGCACGACCGCACAGATAGCGAGCGAAGAACAAAACTGGACCACCAGTATAACCGGCACGACACCGGAGTATTTTGCCATCCGCAACTGGCTGGTCTCTTTGGGAGTAGCCTTCGGTCAGGCGGAAGTTGATGGCGGCGCTAAGGTCGCGCTCCTGGGGCAAACGGTAGCCGATAAGCTCTATGGATCGTATGTCGATCCGGTCGGACAAACCGTGCGCATTCAGAATGTTCCTTTTCAAATCGTTGGTGTGCTGGCCAAGAAGGGCCAATCCGGCATGGGACAAGACTACGATGACGTCGCCTTGGTGCCACAGACGACTTTCCAGGCGCGCATTCAGGGCGGCCTTCAGCAGTTTATTACCGGAAACATATTTGTGAGCGCGACCTCCTCGGCAGCGACGGCACGTGCGCAGACGCAGATTGTCGATTTACTCCGTGACCGGCATCATATCCAGCCGGAGATGGACGATGACTTTTCGATTCGCAACTTGAGTGAAATGGAAAGTGCCCAACAAGAAGGTACAAAAACTATGACAACGTTGCTGGCCAGTGTGGCGACGGTGTCGCTGCTGGTCGGCGGCATTGGCATCATGAATATCATGCTGGTCAGTGTCACCGAACGGACGCGCGAGATTGGCTTGCGCATGGCCGTTGGCGCGAAGCCGCGCGATGTGCTTGCCCAATTCCTGCTTGAGGCTTTGACTTTATCTTTTGCCGGAGGTCTCCTGGGTATCGGACTAGGAATAGCCGTCGCCTCTCATCTGGCAGACCAGTTTGGCTGGCCCATGTTGATTCGACCCGACATCATCGTGATTTCGGTAGGCTTCAGTGCGCTAGTAGGGGTGGGTTTTGGGCTCTACCCCGCGCTCAAAGCTTCCCGGCTCGATCCTATTGTCGCCTTACGGTTTGAATAACGTGGACGCATGCGGATATGACGGATGGATGACCCTGCTATCCAAAGCTGCTACATTCCTCGGTCATGAAAGTTGGATTAGTCGGCTTTGCACGTGCAGGTAAAACTACAATCTTTAACGCATTAACCGGTCTCAGTGCTGAAGTAGGCGGTTTCGAGAAGAAGCGGGAAGCGGCGATTGCGGTCGTGAAGGTGCCCGATCCGCGCATCGATGCTTTGGCCGAGATCGTTCACCCCGAGCGCAACAAATACGCGGAGGTCATCTTCCTGGACTTTCCTCCGCCGGAAGAACGGAAAACCGCTCTCGAAACCGAAGCCTTGGTGCAGATGCGCGAGGTCGAAGCCCTGGCCCAAGTAGTACGCGCGTTCGACGATCCGTTGTCTTCCACCTCGACGGACCCGTTACGAGAGTTACGCGACTTCCATACCGAACTTGTGCTGGCGGACATGACGGTGATCGAGAAACGCCTCGACCGCCTGAAAAAAGAAAAAGGTAAAGAGCGGGAGCGTGAACTGTTGGAGAAATGCCAAGCCATTCTCGAAGAAGAAAAACCGCTCCGGCACGTGTCGTTCTTGCCGGAAGAGCAGGCGCTGCTCTCTGGGTTCTCCTTCCTCAGCCAGAAGCCGATTCTCGTCGTCTACAATGTGACCGAAGACGCGCTGAAAGAGTCGCTACCGACAAACGTGGCCGAGTACGTAAAGAAGGAAAACCTGATCGTCGTGCCCATTTGCGGCAAAGTGGAAATGGACATTGCCCAACTGGATGAAGAAGAACGCGGCATGTTTCAGGCTGATCTTGGCCTGATGGACTCCGCCAAAGATCGCTTCATTCAGCAGGCCTACGCGCTGCTCAATCTGATGAGCTTTTTTACCGCCGGGCCGATGGAAGCGCGGGCCTGGACTATTACGCGCGGGATGACGGCGGTGAAAGCCGCAGGAAAGATTCATTCCGACATCGAGCGCGGTTTCATTCGTGCCGAAGTCATCGCCTATGACGAGTACATCCGTTATCGGGGAGAAGCAGGATGCCGCGATGTTGGCAAAATGCGGCTGGAAGGTAAAGAGTACGTGATGCAGGATGGCGATGTCGTGCACTTTCGCTTCAAAGTGTAGGTT
The nucleotide sequence above comes from Deltaproteobacteria bacterium. Encoded proteins:
- a CDS encoding ABC transporter permease, which translates into the protein MTLLETLRTAVTALLRNKLRSFLTTLGVIIGVSAVIAMVAIGEGAKAQVEQAFASMGANLLIIQSGSTTTGGARGGFGSLPTLTWDDLQAIQTESSSVRYAAPVLRTTAQIASEEQNWTTSITGTTPEYFAIRNWLVSLGVAFGQAEVDGGAKVALLGQTVADKLYGSYVDPVGQTVRIQNVPFQIVGVLAKKGQSGMGQDYDDVALVPQTTFQARIQGGLQQFITGNIFVSATSSAATARAQTQIVDLLRDRHHIQPEMDDDFSIRNLSEMESAQQEGTKTMTTLLASVATVSLLVGGIGIMNIMLVSVTERTREIGLRMAVGAKPRDVLAQFLLEALTLSFAGGLLGIGLGIAVASHLADQFGWPMLIRPDIIVISVGFSALVGVGFGLYPALKASRLDPIVALRFE
- the ychF gene encoding redox-regulated ATPase YchF, whose amino-acid sequence is MKVGLVGFARAGKTTIFNALTGLSAEVGGFEKKREAAIAVVKVPDPRIDALAEIVHPERNKYAEVIFLDFPPPEERKTALETEALVQMREVEALAQVVRAFDDPLSSTSTDPLRELRDFHTELVLADMTVIEKRLDRLKKEKGKERERELLEKCQAILEEEKPLRHVSFLPEEQALLSGFSFLSQKPILVVYNVTEDALKESLPTNVAEYVKKENLIVVPICGKVEMDIAQLDEEERGMFQADLGLMDSAKDRFIQQAYALLNLMSFFTAGPMEARAWTITRGMTAVKAAGKIHSDIERGFIRAEVIAYDEYIRYRGEAGCRDVGKMRLEGKEYVMQDGDVVHFRFKV